In a genomic window of Quercus lobata isolate SW786 chromosome 4, ValleyOak3.0 Primary Assembly, whole genome shotgun sequence:
- the LOC115986168 gene encoding zinc transporter 1-like, whose product MINFQVSSFSTYILNLLFLLVLFLPTTYGDCGCTDSGSTQSGNSTALKYKLGAIASILVASAVGVSIPLLGKKIKALRPENDFFFVIKAFAAGVILATGFIHVLPDAFSRLTSPCLNQNPWGNFPFTGFFAMLSSIGTLMVDAYATSYFNRMHLIKQAGADEEKEDEHEGHLHVHTHATHGHAHGSVIPSEGTELTRHRVIAQVLELGIIFHSVIIGVDLGANQNVSTIRPLLVALSFHQFFEGVGLGGCIAQAKFKSKSAAIMSLSFSLTTPLGIAIGIGVASTYKDNSPTALIIEGTFNALAAGILIYRALVDLLAADFMNPRLQKNVKIQLWSNISLLLGAGFMSLIAKWA is encoded by the exons ATGattaattttcaagtttcttCTTTCAGTACTTATATCCTGAATTTGCTATTTCTTCTTGTTCTATTCCTCCCTACTACATATGGTGATTGTGGGTGTACCGATTCCGGGAGCACACAGAGTGGCAATAGCACAGCACTTAAATATAAACTGGGTGCAATAGCTTCCATTCTTGTTGCTAGTGCTGTGGGGGTAAGCATTCCATtgctgggcaagaaaattaaagctCTAAGGCCAgaaaatgatttctttttcGTAATCAAGGCCTTTGCAGCCGGTGTGATTCTAGCAACCGGGTTCATTCATGTACTACCGGATGCTTTTTCACGCTTGACTTCACCATGCCTAAATCAAAATCCATGGGGCAATTTTCCCTTCACAGGTTTCTTTGCAATGTTGTCATCTATTGGAACATTAATGGTGGATGCGTATGCCACTAGTTATTTTAATAGGATGCACTTGATTAAACAG GCAGGTGCAgatgaggaaaaagaagatgagcATGAAGGTCATTTACATGTTCATACACATGCCACACATGGTCACGCTCATGGCTCGGTCATCCCTTCTGAAGGAACAGAATTAACCCGTCATCGTGTTATAGCACAA gtaTTGGAATTAGGAATTATTTTTCATTCAGTAATTATTGGAGTGGATTTGGGTGCTAATCAAAACGTTTCTACAATAAGGCCTCTTCTAGTAGCATTGTCATTCCATCAATTTTTTGAGGGTGTAGGGCTTGGTGGCTGCATCGCTCAG GCTAAATTCAAGTCCAAATCTGCGGCAATAATGTCattatctttctctctcacaaCCCCACTGGGAATTGCAATCGGAATTGGAGTAGCAAGCACTTACAAAGATAATAGCCCAACTGCTCTAATTATTGAAGGGACTTTCAATGCTCTTGCTGCTGGGATTCTCATATATAGGGCACTTGTTGACCTATTAGCAGCAGATTTCATGAACCCAAGACTGCAAAAAAATGTGAAGATCCAATTGTGGTCCAATATCTCACTTCTTCTAGGGGCTGGATTTATGTCACTCATAGCAAAATGGGCTTGA
- the LOC115987701 gene encoding zinc transporter 1-like has product MYNFQPCFSNILKLLFLLIVFVLPTIVSGDCTCDAEATKNNKSVALKYKVGSIALILLAGAVGVSIPLLGKKIPTLRPEHDIFFMIKAFAAGVILATGFIHILPDAFTSLTSPCLDENPWGKFPFTGFIAMMSAIGTLMVDSLATGFYKRLHYNNSKQVNVVDEEMNEEHQGHVHVHTHATHGHAHGSATNPEDSNLAELIRFRVISQVLELGIVAHSVIIGISLGSSQSPQTIKPLLAALSFHQFFEGMGLGGCISQAQFKTRSAAIMATFFSLTTPVGIAIGIGISSVYNENGPTSLIVEGIFDAASAGILIYMALVDLLAADFMNPRVQNSLRIQFGANASLLLGAGCMSVLAKWA; this is encoded by the exons ATGTATAACTTTCAACCTTGTTTTTCCAACATCTTGAAGTTGTTGTTTCTTCTAATTGTTTTTGTCCTCCCCACTATAGTTTCTGGAGATTGTACATGTGATGCTGAGGCCACAAAGAACAACAAAAGTGTTGCACTTAAATATAAAGTAGGTTCAATAGCTTTAATTCTTCTTGCAGGTGCTGTGGGAGTAAGCATTCCATtactgggcaagaaaattccaactCTAAGGCCTGAACATGACATCTTTTTCATGATTAAGGCCTTTGCAGCTGGTGTAATTCTAGCAACCGGGTTCATTCACATACTACCGGATGCATTCACAAGTTTAACATCACCATGCCTTGATGAAAATCCATGGGGAAAATTCCCTTTCACCGGCTTCATTGCCATGATGTCTGCTATAGGAACATTAATGGTGGACTCATTGGCAACTGGGTTTTATAAGAGGCTGCACTACAATAACTCTAAGCAGGTGAATGTTGTGGATgaagagatgaatgaagaacATCAGGGACATGTGCATGTGCATACACATGCCACACACGGTCATGCTCATGGCTCAGCCACCAATCCCGAGGACTCGAATCTTGCCGAGCTAATCCGTTTTCGTGTTATATCACAA GTGTTGGAGTTAGGAATTGTGGCTCATTCAGTGATAATTGGAATATCATTGGgttcttctcaaagccctcagaCAATAAAGCCTCTACTAGCAGCACTGTCTTTCCATCAATTTTTTGAGGGAATGGGACTTGGTGGTTGCATTTCTCAG GCACAGTTCAAGACTCGATCTGCAGCAATAATGGCAACATTTTTCTCCCTCACAACACCTGTGGGAATTGCAATTGGTATTGGAATATCAAGTGTTTACAATGAGAATGGCCCAACATCTCTGATTGTTGAAGGGATTTTCGATGCTGCATCAGCTGGGATTTTGATTTACATGGCACTTGTTGACCTACTAGCAGCAGATTTCATGAACCCAAGAGTGCAAAACAGCTTGAGGATCCAATTTGGAGCAAATGCATCACTTCTTCTAGGGGCTGGTTGCATGTCTGTCTTGGCCAAATGGGCTTGA